The region CGGGCAGGTCAGAGGGGGACGACCGTGCGGGACCTGCTGGCTTGTGCGTTGACCGAGGCTGCGACCCCGGGCGACCTGGTCGCGGCCCGGACGCAGATGGGTTTCTCACTCGGCTGGCACATCGTCATCGCCTGCTTCGGCGTGGGCATGCCCGGTCTGACGCTGTTCGCGCAGTGGCGCGGGCAGCGCACCGGCGACCCGGCGTACGAGTCCCTGGCCCGCACGTGGGCCCGTGCCATGGGCGTGCTGTTCGCGGTCGGCGCGGTCTCGGGCACGATCCTGAGCTTCGAGATGGGCCTGCTGTGGCCCGGCCTGATGGGCGAGTTCGGCGACGTCATCGGGCTGCCGTTCACCCTGGAGGGGTTCGCCTTCTTCATCGAGGCGATCTTCCTGGGCATCTACCTCTACGCGTGGGACCGGCTGCCGCCGCGCGTGCACCTGCTGACCGGCGTTCCGGTGGTGCTGGCCGGGGTCGCCTCCGCCTTCTTCGTGGTCACCGCCAACGCCTGGATGAACCAGCCGCGCGGGTTCGACCTCGTCGACGGCGAGGTGGTCGGCGTGCGCCCGTGGGAGGCGATGTTCAACCCGGCGACCCCGCCGCAGACCGTGCACATGATCGTGGCGGCGTTCATGGTCGCCGGTTTCGGCATGGCCTCGGTCTACGCCGTCGCGCTCGCGCGCGGCAGGCGGGACCGCCACCACCGGCTGGGCTTCCTGGTGCCGTTCACCTTCGCCGCCGTGCTCGCGCCCGTGCAGGTGGCGGTGGGGGACTGGGCCGCGCACTTCCTGGGGCAGTACCAGCCGCTCAAGCTCGCCGCGATCGAAGGCCTCGCCCGGACCGCACCGGGCGCACCGCTCTCGCTCGGCGGCATCTACACCGGCGGCGAGCTGCGCTACGCCCTGGAGATCCCCAACGCGCTCTCGCTGCTCGCGCACTGGGATCCCGACGCGATCGTCCTCGGTCTCGACCAGGCGCCACCGCGGTTCCAGCCACCGGTCAACGTGGTGCACCTCAGCTTCCAGGTGATGGTGGGCATCGGCTTCGCCCTGGTGCTGCTGGGCATCTGGCTCGGGGTGA is a window of Saccharopolyspora erythraea NRRL 2338 DNA encoding:
- a CDS encoding cytochrome ubiquinol oxidase subunit I, with translation MTEAATPGDLVAARTQMGFSLGWHIVIACFGVGMPGLTLFAQWRGQRTGDPAYESLARTWARAMGVLFAVGAVSGTILSFEMGLLWPGLMGEFGDVIGLPFTLEGFAFFIEAIFLGIYLYAWDRLPPRVHLLTGVPVVLAGVASAFFVVTANAWMNQPRGFDLVDGEVVGVRPWEAMFNPATPPQTVHMIVAAFMVAGFGMASVYAVALARGRRDRHHRLGFLVPFTFAAVLAPVQVAVGDWAAHFLGQYQPLKLAAIEGLARTAPGAPLSLGGIYTGGELRYALEIPNALSLLAHWDPDAIVLGLDQAPPRFQPPVNVVHLSFQVMVGIGFALVLLGIWLGVSWWRRRDLPRSRWFLLASAAAGPAAVVAMEAGWVVTEVGRQPWIVYDVLLTRDAVNPQPGLWAGLLTVLVVYAVLTAATVHVLRRLARLGPVPVRGLAPQEHAPRPPRTGGGADAGGAGS